From the genome of Camelus dromedarius isolate mCamDro1 chromosome 19, mCamDro1.pat, whole genome shotgun sequence, one region includes:
- the PGC gene encoding gastricsin, with protein sequence MKWMVVALGCLQLLEATLIRVPLKKFKSVRETMKEKGLLEEFLRTHKYDPVQKYRFSDFSVVSEPMAYMDASYFGEISIGTPPQNFLVLFDTGSSNLWVPSVYCQSQACTSHTRFNPSLSSTYSTNGQAFSLQYGSGSLTGFFGYDTLMVHDIKVPNQEFGLSENEPGTNFLYATFDGIMGMAYPALSTDGATTALQGMLQEGALTCPVFSFYLSSQQSSQDGGAIVFGGVDNSLYTGQIHWTPVTQELYWQIGIEEFLIGDQTSGWCSQGCQAIVDTGTSLLTVPQQFMSALLQATGAQEDQYRQFLVDCNNTQSLPTFTFIISGVQFPLPPSSYILNNDEGCCTVGVEVTYLPSQNGQPLWILGDVFLRSYYSVYDMSNNRVGFATAA encoded by the exons ATGAAGTGGATGGTGGTGGCTTTGGGCTGCCTCCAGCTCTTGGAGGCAACACTGATCAG AGTCCCCCTGAAGAAATTTAAGTCCGTCCGCGAGACCATGAAGGAGAAGGGCCTGCTGGAGGAGTTCCTGAGGACCCACAAGTATGACCCCGTCCAGAAGTACCGCTTTAGTGACTTCAGCGTGGTCTCTGAGCCCATGGCCTACATGGAT GCTTCCTACTTTGGTGAGATCAGCATCGGGACCCCACCACAGAACTTCCTGGTCCTTTTTGATACTGGCTCCTCCAACCTGTGGGTGCCCTCTGTCTACTGCCAGAGCCAGGCCTGCA CCAGCCACACACGCTTCAACCCTAGCCTGTCCTCCACCTACTCTACCAATGGGCAGGCCTTCTCCCTGCAGTACGGCAGTGGCAGCCTCACCGGCTTCTTTGGCTATGACACTctgatg GTCCATGACATCAAGGTCCCCAACCAGGAGTTCGGCCTGAGTGAAAATGAGCCGGGTACCAATTTCCTCTATGCGACGTTCGATGGTATCATGGGCATGGCCTACCCTGCCCTGTCCACGGATGGGGCCACCACCGCCCTGCAGGGCATGCTGCAGGAGGGCGCCCTCACCTGCCCAGTCTTCAGCTTCTACCTCAGCAG CCAGCAGAGCTCTCAAGACGGGGGAGCAATTGTCTTTGGGGGTGTGGACAACAGCTTGTACACGGGGCAGATCCACTGGACCCCCGTCACTCAGGAGCTGTACTGGCAGATTGGCATTGAGGA GTTCCTCATTGGCGATCAGACCTCTGGCTGGTGCTCCCAGGGCTGCCAAGCCATTGTGGACACCGGCACGTCTCTGCTCACCGTGCCCCAGCAGTTCATGAGTGCCCTTCTGCAGGCCACGGGAGCCCAGGAGGACCAGTACAGACAG TTTCTTGTGGACTGTAACAACACTCAGAGCCTGCCCACCTTCACCTTCATCATCAGTGGTGTGCAGTTCCCTTTGCCACCCTCCTCCTACATCCTCAAT AATGACGAAGGCTGCTGCACCGTGGGGGTCGAGGTCACCTACCTGCCCTCCCAGAATGGCCAGCCCCTGTGGATCCTCGGGGACGTCTTCCTCAGATCCTACTACTCCGTCTACGACATGAGCAACAACAGGGTGGGCTTCGCCACTGCCGCCTAG